CGGATACGCCAGCCATTTCAAACATGATGCGGCCTGGCTTTACTACAGCAACCCAATACTCCGGAGCACCCTTTCCCTTACCCATTCTCGTCTCAGCTGGACGAGCGGTAACGGGCTTATCCGGGAATATCTTAATCCATACCTTGCCGCCACGTCGAATATGTCTGGTCAAGGCTATTCGAGCTGCCTCGATCTGAGTATTCGTAATCCAACCGGGTTCCTGGGCTTGGAGTCCATATTCACCCAAGGTAAGGGTGCTTCCGCGATACGCCTTACCTTTCATCCGCCCCCGCTGTACCTTTCGATACTTAACTCTCTTGGGAACCAACATCATTAATCTCCCCCTTCAGCCGCGGCCTTCCCTGTCCTCTCGGGCAATACCTCTCCCTTGTAGATCCAGACCTTCACACCGATTTGCCCGTAGGTTGTGTCTGCCTCGGTAAAGCCATAATCGATGTCGGCACGCAACGTATGCAAAGGGATCTTTCCTTCAGAACTCCATTCGGTGCGAGCAATTTCCGCTCCACCTAGTCGCCCGCTGACGCTGATCTTAATACCTTCTGCGCCTAAACGTAGAGTCCGTTGCTGAGCCTGGCGCATTGCCCTTCGAAACGATACACGTCTTTCTAACTGGTAGGCAACACTCTCTGCCACTAACTGCGCATCTAGCTCAGGATACTTTACCTCAACGATATTAACCTGAACCCGTTTTCCTGTTAATGCTTCTAAGTCCTTCCGAAGCGTATCAACTTCATGTCCGCCCTTCCCGATGACCATACCGGGTCGAGCAGTATGAATCGTTAGTCTCACTTGGTTTGCCGCACGCTCTATCTCCACTCGGGAAACACCAGCACCATAGAACCGTTCTTTCACAAACCTACGCAATTTCAGATCTTCGTGTAACAGATCCGCGTAATCTCGTTTGTTAGCATACCAACGGCCATCCCAGTCTCTGATGATGCCCAACCTAAGACCGTGCGGATGCACTTTTTGCCCCACTACGCTATTCCTCCTTTTCCTCCAAAATCACCGTAACATGACTGGTGCGCTTAAAAATCCGATCAGCACTGCCCCGCGCCCGAGGTCTCAAACGTTTCCACGTCGGGCCTTCATCAACATAGGCAGCGGCTACATACAAGCTGTCCCGATGCATATCATGATTATTCTCTGCATTAGCAGCAGCTGACCTAATAACCTTCTCAAGAACCTTCCCACCCCGCTGCGGGGAAAACTGTAAAATGCCAATGGCATCATCCAAATCTTTCCCTCTAATCTGGTCAACGACCAAACGCAACTTACGTGGCGAAATCCGAACATGGCGTGCTATAGCTCTTGCCTGCACCTGATTACCTCCTTCCCTGTTGAAGCAGGTGACTACTTCAACGCCGTCGAGCGTTCTGTATGGAAACCGTGTCCACGAAATGTCCGGGTCGGCACAAACTCGCCCAGTTTATGACCCACCATGTGCTCTGTAATATAAATTGGAACATGTTTCCGTCCATCATACACAGCTATGGTATGACCGATCAATTGCGGGAAGATGGTCGAACGGCGTGACCAAGTCTTGATAACTCGCTTCTCGCCCTTCTCATTCATCTCCTTGATCTTCTTCATCAAATGATCATCGATAAACGGGCCTTTTTTTAAAGATCTGCTCATCTTTGTAAGCCCCCTTCCAAGCCGTACATAGTAACTACAATCGGCTAACCGCGCCTTGTGCGCACGACATATTTATCCGACTGTTTCTTCTTTCTCGTTCGATAACCCTGGGTTGGTTTACCCCATGGAGTAACCGGCGCTCTACCAATAGATGACCGTCCTTCTCCACCACCATGTGGATGGTCCACTGGGTTCATTGCTACACCTCGAACTCCCGGACGGCGTCCGAGCCAGCGCATTCTCCCAGATTTGCCCCAGCTAATATTCTCGTGTTCTACATTACCAACTTGACCGATGGTGCCACGGCAGGTTAGTAAAACCATTCTAAACTCACCCGATGGCAAACGTAGGGTAGCATATTTCCCCTCTTTAGCCATCAATTGTGCGCTACTTCCAGCCGAACGCGCCAACTGTCCACCTCGACCTGGATACAGCTCAATATTATGAACCACTGTACCTAGGGGAATGTTTGCCAAGGGCAAACAATTACCCGCCTTGATGTCCGCTGTAGGACCCGACATAACTTGATCGCCAACCGACAGTCCCAGGGGAGCTAGGATATACCGTTTCTCACCGTCAGCGTAGTGCAAAAGAGCAATCCGCGCCGTACGATTCGGATCGTACTCTATTGCTGCAACTTTAGCAGGAACGTTGTCCTTATCCCTCTTAAAATCAATTAATCGGTAGCTGCGCTTATGGCCACCGCCACGATGACGAGCCGTGATTCTACCATAATTATTGCGTCCACCCCTACTATTTAATGGGGTAACAAGGGACTTCTCCGGCGTAGTCTTGCTAAGACCTTCAAAACTTGAACCGGTCATATCCCGTCGTCCCGGGGTAGTCGGTTTATACGACTTTATCGCCATAACTAACCCTCCTCTACTGCCCCTCCTGCAAATCTCAGCCTGAACTACAGACTCTCAAAAATATCAATGGTACTGCCGGGGGACAACTTCACAATCGCCTTTTTCCAAGCCTTTGTATACCCTTCGGTCCTTCCACGCCGGACCAATTTGCCTGGCACATTCAAAGTGTTAATATTCTCCACTTCAACATCAAACAAGGCCTCGACAGCCTGCCGAATCTGCGTCTTGTTCGCCCGACGGTCTACCTCAAAGACATACTTGTTCTGCTCTCGCAGCAACGTACTTTTTTCCGAGACAACCGGTCGAATAATAACATTCCTCAGCTCCATTAGCCCAGCACCTCCTCAACCTTTTTAATGGCTGCGCTGGTCATAATGACATGCTTTGCAACCAATAATGGATATACGTGCACATCACTGGCCACGATGCAATTGACCTTGGGAATATTTCGCGTTGCTAATAGCACATTTTTATCATTTTCAGCAGTTACTATCAATACTGAACCATCCTTGATGCCCAGTTTGTCAAGAAGCTGCATCCCCAGTTTGGTCCTTGGTTCATTAATGCCTAAGTCATCAACAACAATGAGCTGTCCAGCTTCTAACTTAGCACTAAGTGCTGACTTAAGAGCATTCCTTCTTGCTTTCTTAGGCATAGAATATCCAAAGTCCCGGGGCTGTGGACCAAAGGTCACACCCCCGCCCACCCATATAGGTGAACGAATACTACCATGCCGCGCCCTACCGGTGCCCTTCTGCCGCCATGGCTTGCGACCCCCACCACGGACTTCGGCCCGGGTCTTGGTCGCCACAGTACCCTGTCGGCACCGTGCAAGATGCGCTACCACTGCATCATGCATCAGGGACTCGTTTATCTTTGCACCGAACACTTCCGGACGCAATTCCATTGTTTCTACCTGTTTCCCATCCGCATTTAATACGGTTACCTGTGGCATCGTCTAACCTCCTCTTCGCCACTAACTTGCCTTGATCATTACCAGACTGCCCCGTATCCCGGGTACAGAACCTTTGACCAGGAGCAAGTTCCGCTCATGATCCACCCTGACTACCTGAAGGTTTTTCGCGGTTACCCGTTCATTACCCATTCGTCCGGGAAGCTTACGTCCCTTAAACACTCTAGAACCACCAGTGGCACCCATTGACCCGGGGCCTCGGTGATATTTCGATCCATGTGCCATGGGACCTCGACCAAAATTGTGGCGTTTGATTGACCCGGCAAATCCCTTACCCTTAGACTGACCGATTACGTCAACCAACTGACCAGCCTTAAATATCTCGGTGGTCACCTGTGCACCCACTTCGAGTTTGTCTAGATCAGTCGGTTCCAGCCTAAACTCCCGCAAGTATCTACATGGTGAAATACCAGCTTTGCTAAAATGTCCTGCGGTGGGTTTGCTTGGGTGTTTTTCCTCCCCGAAGCCCAGCTGAACAGCAGCATATCCATCCTTTTCAGCGGTCTTCTTCTGTACAACCACACAGGGACCCGCCTGAAGTACTGTTACCGGAATTGCGTTTCCCTTATCATCAAATATCTGGGTCATGCCAATCTTTCGACCCACTAGTCCTATAGCCATTACTGCACCTCCTCTGCGTAACACCGCGTCCATTATAACTTGATTTCAATATCGACACCCGCTGGCAGATCCAAACGCATCAGCGCGTCGACTGTTTTCGGTGTTGGATCGAGGATATCGATCAGTCGCTTGTGAGTTCTCATTTCAAACTGCTCGCGCGAATCCTTATGAATATGCGTTGACCTTAGGACAGTTATAACATTACGCTCAGTTGGCAACGGAACTGGTCCTGAAACACCTGCCCCGGTTCTACGGGCTGTCTCTACGATCTTCTCCGCAGATGTATCAAGCACCTTATGATCAAACGCCTTAAGACGGATTCTAATCTTTTGCTTAGCCATACCCTCTTTGCTTCCTCCCTGACGTCCGATTAGTATCCCCCGAATTGGGGGCCTGCGGACATGCTCTCCGGAAATTACCCGGACATCCGGCAACCTCCCGGTTCATCGCTTTATCCAAAGCAACGGGAA
This Limnochordia bacterium DNA region includes the following protein-coding sequences:
- the rplP gene encoding 50S ribosomal protein L16: MLVPKRVKYRKVQRGRMKGKAYRGSTLTLGEYGLQAQEPGWITNTQIEAARIALTRHIRRGGKVWIKIFPDKPVTARPAETRMGKGKGAPEYWVAVVKPGRIMFEMAGVSEELAREAMNLAAHKLPIKCKFVKRAGVGGGDADES
- the rpsC gene encoding 30S ribosomal protein S3, whose amino-acid sequence is MGQKVHPHGLRLGIIRDWDGRWYANKRDYADLLHEDLKLRRFVKERFYGAGVSRVEIERAANQVRLTIHTARPGMVIGKGGHEVDTLRKDLEALTGKRVQVNIVEVKYPELDAQLVAESVAYQLERRVSFRRAMRQAQQRTLRLGAEGIKISVSGRLGGAEIARTEWSSEGKIPLHTLRADIDYGFTEADTTYGQIGVKVWIYKGEVLPERTGKAAAEGGD
- the rplV gene encoding 50S ribosomal protein L22, whose translation is MQARAIARHVRISPRKLRLVVDQIRGKDLDDAIGILQFSPQRGGKVLEKVIRSAAANAENNHDMHRDSLYVAAAYVDEGPTWKRLRPRARGSADRIFKRTSHVTVILEEKEE
- the rpsS gene encoding 30S ribosomal protein S19, with the protein product MSRSLKKGPFIDDHLMKKIKEMNEKGEKRVIKTWSRRSTIFPQLIGHTIAVYDGRKHVPIYITEHMVGHKLGEFVPTRTFRGHGFHTERSTALK
- the rplB gene encoding 50S ribosomal protein L2 codes for the protein MAIKSYKPTTPGRRDMTGSSFEGLSKTTPEKSLVTPLNSRGGRNNYGRITARHRGGGHKRSYRLIDFKRDKDNVPAKVAAIEYDPNRTARIALLHYADGEKRYILAPLGLSVGDQVMSGPTADIKAGNCLPLANIPLGTVVHNIELYPGRGGQLARSAGSSAQLMAKEGKYATLRLPSGEFRMVLLTCRGTIGQVGNVEHENISWGKSGRMRWLGRRPGVRGVAMNPVDHPHGGGEGRSSIGRAPVTPWGKPTQGYRTRKKKQSDKYVVRTRRG
- the rplW gene encoding 50S ribosomal protein L23 yields the protein MELRNVIIRPVVSEKSTLLREQNKYVFEVDRRANKTQIRQAVEALFDVEVENINTLNVPGKLVRRGRTEGYTKAWKKAIVKLSPGSTIDIFESL
- the rplD gene encoding 50S ribosomal protein L4 gives rise to the protein MPQVTVLNADGKQVETMELRPEVFGAKINESLMHDAVVAHLARCRQGTVATKTRAEVRGGGRKPWRQKGTGRARHGSIRSPIWVGGGVTFGPQPRDFGYSMPKKARRNALKSALSAKLEAGQLIVVDDLGINEPRTKLGMQLLDKLGIKDGSVLIVTAENDKNVLLATRNIPKVNCIVASDVHVYPLLVAKHVIMTSAAIKKVEEVLG
- the rplC gene encoding 50S ribosomal protein L3 — encoded protein: MAIGLVGRKIGMTQIFDDKGNAIPVTVLQAGPCVVVQKKTAEKDGYAAVQLGFGEEKHPSKPTAGHFSKAGISPCRYLREFRLEPTDLDKLEVGAQVTTEIFKAGQLVDVIGQSKGKGFAGSIKRHNFGRGPMAHGSKYHRGPGSMGATGGSRVFKGRKLPGRMGNERVTAKNLQVVRVDHERNLLLVKGSVPGIRGSLVMIKAS
- the rpsJ gene encoding 30S ribosomal protein S10; amino-acid sequence: MAKQKIRIRLKAFDHKVLDTSAEKIVETARRTGAGVSGPVPLPTERNVITVLRSTHIHKDSREQFEMRTHKRLIDILDPTPKTVDALMRLDLPAGVDIEIKL